One region of Carya illinoinensis cultivar Pawnee chromosome 8, C.illinoinensisPawnee_v1, whole genome shotgun sequence genomic DNA includes:
- the LOC122317787 gene encoding uncharacterized protein LOC122317787, which produces MQPEQRLRRMSSSSSSPSLCESEEGERRCMPLTPSPWKSHKRLSKQLSMCETSRDKEWERRRRQFLSQERKKNGINDYDDLTDEDLHELKGCIELGFGFNEEDGQKLCNTLPALDLYFAVNRQLSMSSVSTPRSREPSSPVASRSSTSDSPRSDSDSWKICSPGDDPQQVKTKLRHWAQAVACSVMQSS; this is translated from the exons ATGCAGCCTGAGCAACGGTTACGAAGAATGTCATCGTCCTCATCGTCCCCATCATTGTGCGAGTCAGAAGAGGGGGAGCGCCGGTGCATGCCATTGACGCCGTCGCCTTGGAAGAGCCACAAGCGCTTGTCGAAGCAACTTTCCATGTGCGAAACCTCGCGCGACAAAGAATGGGAGAGACGTCGTCGCCAGTTTCTTAGTCAAGAGCGAAAAAAGAATGGTATTAATGATTATGATGACCTCACTGATGAGGACTTGCACGAGCTCAAAGGATGCATAGAGCTTGGGTTTGGGTTCAACGAGGAAGATGGTCAGAAACTATGCAATACTTTGCCCGCCCTCGACCTCTACTTTGCGGTGAATCGACAACTGTCAATGAGTTCAGTCTCAACGCCACGGAGCCGTGAACCATCATCACCGGTGGCTAGCAGATCGTCGACTTCCGACAGTCCAAGGAGTGACTCGGATTCATGGAAGATCTGCAGTCCAG GGGATGATCCTCAACAGGTTAAGACCAAGTTGAGGCATTGGGCTCAAGCCGTTGCTTGTTCTGTAATGCAGTCTTCTTGA